The Thermococcus sp. region ATCGCTTGAACACGACTCTTTCTGCCCAAGGAGTGAACTTCTTAACATCTTCCTCTAGCAGTTTCGCATCTCCAGCTACCAACCCCATGGGAATTCCATAGTACCCAAGGGCGTACGCATTTAGGAGGAACTCACTCACGGGGATGCCGTTTATCCTGAGCTCATCCACAGAGGAACTGCTGTAGGTGTGGTCAAAAGTTGCCCTTCCTGTTCCTGCTTTTGCATGATAACCAATGAATACGGCAATGTTGCACTTTTCTGCCTCGCTTATCATGCTTAGAGGTCTTGGGAATCCTCTAACGAGGCTTGCATACTCTGGAAGTTTGTCTGGAAGTATGTTGACCATCGGGCCGTGGCTGTCGGCTATTATAACCTCCTCAAAGCCTTTGTTGTGCAAAAATTCAGCTACTGAAAATGTTATATCTGTAGCAATCTTCCTTGCCTCTTGGTATAGGGCACCTTTAACAAAAAGATGCTCCCCGCTGACGATAAATGGGAGACCCTCCAAGTCTACAGAGACGAATGCCTTCATTAATATCACCCTTTGCAGATAATTACAATCAGCTATAAATCTCTTTAGGTGAATTTCTGCTAATTTACATGGATAATGCTAATATATCAGATTTTTAATCAGAATGGGAATATACAAGGTATTCTGAAACGGTTTGTCCAGAGCAACCACCTTTTTTATGCGGTGATACTTAATGGGTTTTAGTTGTAGTGTATCATTAAAAAGTCCCAATGATGTAGTTCAGAGACCATCACCTGAGAAGTTGTTAACGTACACTTCAACACCAAGCTCCTCTAGCTTTTTCTTCAGTCTCCCCATCTCTTCTCTTCTTGGCCAGCAGTGTTCTGAGCACCATGTTTCATCGCGAGGATTCGTCAGGGGTTTCCCTACAAGGGGATTAAGGATAATGTAGAAGTCCGTTTTGAGCATTTTCAGCCCTTCTTCGATCCACGGCCACTGGTTAAATCCTCTTGCTACTGGGATTCTGAGCTCAAGAGGAATGGTGTAGTCTGAGACTGTTTTCAGGCCGTCGAGGAACAGTTTCCACAGCCCTTGTGATGTTGTCTCTGGAAGGCCGTAGAGTTCAACCGGAGGAGCCTTGAGGTCGGTAGCAATGTGTTCAACGAGGCCTGCGTTTAGAAGTTTTTTCAGTGGGTCGATGAGAGTTAAGTTAGTGTTCAAGCTCACTGGAACGTCGAGGAGCTTAACTTCTGCCAATAGTGAACTTAGCTCCTGCCACTGTACTAGCGGTTCCCCGCCGGTGACGTGGAGATAGTCAATTAGGAAAGCATTCGATTCAAGCTCTTCAAGCAGGGCATTTCTGTCGAGGGGGAAACAGTCTTTCCCCTCTGCGATGTGCCAGTTGTGACAGAAGGGGCATTTCAGGTTGCACCCGCAGAGCCAGAGGGTGAAGGTGACCTTTCCATGGATGTCAATCATGCTAACTGTCTTCCAGCCGCTCGTGAGCATTGGATCACCCCCCTGAAAAGGGAAATCAGGAGGAGTAGTGTCTCCTCGTCCAGAACTCCTTCTTCCTAAAGGGGTTCCAATTTTTGAGTGGGCGGTAGTAGCCGATTATTCTGCTCCATATCTCGACGTTCTCGCTTCCGCAGCGTGGGCAGTGGGTGTATAATCCTGTCGTTGAGTAGCCGCAGTCGTTGCAGACGGTTATTGCTGGAGTGTAACTCCAGTAGACGAGGTCAGTTTTCATGAGTCTCTTCGTGAGTTTTGCTAGGGCTTCTGGATCCGGTTCTTCTCCAAGGAATATGTGCATCATGACCCCACCGGTGAAGCTTCTCTGAACCTTTTCTTCAACCGTTATCCTGTCACCCAGTTCCAGAGAACCGTAGTATGGGGCTATGCTGGTGGAATAAATTGGGTTCTCTGGGTCTTCGAGATATTTCTCCAGTTCTGGAAAGTCTTTGATGTCTTTGATGGCGAGTTTTGCAGCTGCGCTTTCACCTGGCACTTCCTCAACGTTCCATGGTGTTCCGGTTTCACGCATCCATTCTCTGGCCTTTGCTGTTGCAAATTCTACCATCTTTTTCATGAGTCTCGCGGCTTTAAGCCACTTCTCCCTCGCGCCCTCCTCCCAGAGGTTCGGTTCGTTGAGGTATATGGCAGCCGCTTCGGGAAGACCAAGGATCCCGATGGTGTTAAAGTGGCTTGATGGGAACTCCTTGATGTATAAGTGGATCATCTGATACATCTGGTGGTAGTTCGTTATCAGCCCCACATAGCGCTCGCGGAACCAGTCGGTCGTTGCTTTAACCATGTTGAGAACCCTTCCGTATTCTTCCCAGAACTTATCGTCGTCTCCCTTCGCTTTGAGCGCGAGCCTCGGCAGATTCACTGTGGTCACGTTCACAGAGCCAGTAACGTCGGGCATTGCCCAGAGACCGCCGAAACGCTGGCGTTCAAGTTTTTCTATGGCTTCTTCCTCAACGTTATTCTTGGAGACATCGAATGCGAAGGCCATTTCGTTTTTGTCGATGGCGATTCTGCAGCACATGGCGAAGCTTGCGTCCGGGTCTACAACGTTTGTGTTGAGCCAGTAGAAGCTTCCGCGCTTTGCTGCCGTTGTGAAGACTGTCTCAAATACCTCGGGGTCGTCCCAGAGCATGTCTGCTGTGGTCATGAGGGTTGGAATCGGAAAAGTGAATGGTTGTTCTTTTGCATCTCCCTCGCGGAGGACTTCGGTTAGGGCTATGAAGAACTCCTTGGCTTCCCTCTCATACTCACCGAGAGGTTCGAGCTTTTTGCCATCGTAAATTGCATAATCCCCTTCAAGCATCTTCTTCGGGGCGTCGAGGGTTACGGTGAAGTTGGTAAAAGGCGTCTGCATTCCGACTCTGCTTGGGTAGTTGAGGTTGTAAACGAGCCTTTGGATTTGCTGCCTGATTTTACGCCTGTCCAGACCTTCTTTTCTGATGAACGGCCCGGCGTACCACTCAACGGAGCTTAGCGCCTGGGCGCCGCTGAAGTAGTGCTGCATGGTTATAAGGTAGTTTGCTATGTGGTCAACGTAGGTGTCGAAGTGTCTGGCTGGCCTTGATATTATCGTCGGTGTTTGGAGGCCCTTTTCGAGCAGGCGTGCGGTACTGTGGCCCGTGCAGTAGGGGATGTAAAGGCTGTAAGGGAGTTTGTGGATGTATATATCGGCAGATAAGTGGGAGTTCTTACCCCTCTCTGGAATCAGCGAGAGGTATTTCCTCAGTGCTTCCTCCATTACATAGGCAAAGAAACCCGTCGGGCCGGGGTAGCGGTTCGCGTTTTCGAGTACGTCAAGACTGCTCCAGTTCGCGTACTCCTGGATGATATCTTTCTCTGCTGTCTCCATCTTAACCACCTGGATAATTTATCCAGGTCTTGGAATCGGGACAGGGAATATAAGCCTTCACTTTGAATATCTGGGCAGAATGTCCAATTTATTGGAAAATTAACCCAAAGACACCAAACATTTCTCAAGATTGTGGAGAGTTCGACAATCAAAATGACGATGAAAAGAGAAAGTTTATATAAAGCACGACAATGGACTGTCAAAACGTCAGAACTAAACTGAAAACTCTGATAGGTCTTTGAACCCGCTCCTGTTTTTAAGGCCCGAGTAGGCCATACCTTTTTAACCCGTCACACTGACCGAAGGCCGGTGATTAGAATGACCGACGTGAAGGAGCAGTGGGAGAAGGCTCTAACCGAGAAGGACTGTGAGAAGTTGCTTGAACTGTTTGACGATTACATCGATTCCATTGAGGACGAGGAGGGGCTTAAGAAGGAACTCGACAGGCTCAAAGAAGTTGTGCTGGAGTGTGAGGATCCCTATGGCCTGGCGCACGAGATAGCCCACGTCTATGCCGATCTTGAAGACGTTGAGGGAGGTATAGGCCCATACAAACGCCTCGTCGAGAAGAGCATGGACGACCCCGAGGAGTATGCGACGGCGCTCTACTACCTGGCCGATGCCTATGAGAACTTTGGAAAACCTGAAAAGGCGATTGAGGCCTACGAGAAGCTTCTAAAGCACGAGGAAGAGGTGCTGAAGAACGAGAAGGAAATCGGCCTGACCCTCGCGAACCTCGCGGTGAACTATGATGACCTTGGAGAAACGGAGAAGGCGATAGAGCTGATGGAGCGCGCGAGAGAAATATTCGAGAAGCTCAACGACGAGAAGAACTACATGATAAGTCTCCTTGATCTGGCGCACTTCAAGTACGAGCTTGAGGATTACGACGCCGCCGAAGTCCTAATACGTGAGGTTCTCAAGAACCCAAGGGACGATGAGGTGGAAATAAACGCGAGGCTCATCGAGGCGGAAATCTGGGCTGGCAGGGAGGACTACGATAAAGCGTTCAAGGCACTCCGTGATGCCCTCATGAAGGCCATCGATGTCAACGACGATATATTCGAGCTTGTTTTTGACACGCTCGTTGATTTCATAGAGGGCCTCTTCAACGAAGGCTCCTATGATGTTGTGACCAAAGACATGGAGACCTTTGCGGAGCTTTTTGAGGATGACACCGCCTACTTCTTCAGGGCGATAGGGGAATTGGCGCGCTGGAAGGGGGGCGACGAGGAAGCTAAGAAGCGCTTCGACGAGCTTTACTCAAAGGTCGAGAACGAGGATCTCAGGACAATCTTGGATGAGTGGAAGAGGCCGAAGCTGAGTTTGAGCTTGGGGCTTTAGGCTTTGCACCTTCGTTAGCAGTTTTTACATATTTTTCTATTTCCAAGAGGCTCTTCTGTATCATCCTTTCACCTGCGTTTTAGATTTTAATGCCGACGATGTTTCCCTTGCTGTTGTATTCAAACCACGCGTCCTCATCGACTTCGTCGGTATTCGAGACTGGTCTTTCCCATATTTTTGAGGGCAGAATAGCATTAAGGGAGGGCGAAAGCCCTCAGATCCTTGAAACGGTTCCTACACTTACGCTCTCAACATTCTCGACCTTTTCAAAGGCCTCTACGACCTGATCGAGGTCGTAGCCCTCTTCATCCTTGGCCAGAACATAGAGCTTGAGGGCGACGAGGCCGAAGGCGATTGGCTCGCGCTCGACCTTTGCTAATCCGAACTTCCCTGGGAGGGCCTCCTTGAGCTTCCCCTCAAGTTCATCGAGGTTAACCTCTGGGTCGGTTGGCATGACTTTGATCTCGGCAATCATGTTGAATTCACTCATCCTTTCACCTCCTCACGGTCCTTCCCAGCCGCACTTGGGGCACTTGTATGAGACGCCAAGAACCCTGCAGCTTTCACAGCGCCAGATTATCTCCTCACCGCAGTTGGGGCACACGAAGTGAGTGGCGTGCTCCCTCGGGGTTATCTCCTTTCCGCATGACGTGCATACCGGTATCTCGAACTTCATCTCCAATGCAAACACCTCCGAGAAAGGTGGTTTTAATCACTGGAGGCCTTTGCCGGGGTTGGCTTATAAGCTTTTCCCCGGGCTTCGTGCGAAAACTACTTAAACATTTTTGGGAAACCTAACATGGTGAGGCGATTGACGGCAAGTAAACGGGAAGAAGAATATCTAGAGACGATGTACCTGCTCCACAAGAACAAGGGCGTAATAAGGGTTAAAGACATAGCAAAGGTAATGCACGTTAAACCCCCAAGTGTCGTCGATGCCCTAAAGAAGCTCGCCGAGAAGGGATTGGTTGAGTACGAGAAGTACGATAGGATCCTACTGACGGAAGAGGGAAGGAGAATAGCGGAGGGCATATACTCCAAGCACGTGCTCCTTACCCAGTTCTTCGTGGACATCCTCGGAATTCCGCCTGAGGTGGCCGAGCAGGACGCGTGCCAGTTCGAACATTACGTCCACGAAGTTACAGTGGAGAGGATAAAAGAGTTCGCGGCTTTCATCCAAGAGCAGTGCCCCTATGTTCTTAAACAGTTCATAAAGGAAAGGGTAGAAAAAGCCGATTAAAACGCCCCTCCTAAGTAGGCGAAATAGAGAGCAAAGGTGGCCGCCAGTATCCACATGGTTAGATGCACGTCCCTCCATTCTCCCTTGAACGCTTTTATCACCGTGTAGCTTATGAACCCGAGGCCTATCCCGGCCGATATCGAGTACGTGAAGGGTATCGCCATCACAACAAGGAAGGCGGGGATGGCCTCAGATGGGTCTGAGAAGTCTATGTTCTTTATCATGCTAATCATGTAGTAGCCAACCATGACGAGGGCAGGTGCGGTTGCAAAAAACGGTATAGCCGCAGCGAGGGGTGCTATGAACAGACCTATTCCAAGGAGTAATAGTCCCGTAACAAGTGCTGTCATTCCAGTTCTTCCGCCCTCCTCGATTCCGGTGGAGCTCTCTACGTAAACCGCTACCGTGGAGGTTCCAAGGAGGGCACCAAAGGTGGTTCCTACCGCGTCGGTCATAAGAACCTTCTCGGCATCGATCACTTTTCCGTCCTTGGTTAGATAGCCGGCCTTGGCGCTCAGCCCCGTGGCTGTTCCGAGGGTGTCAAAGAAGTCCACCATAAGGAATGCAAAGACAACTCCCACTACACCAACGTTGAGGAGACCCCTTAGATTGAGCTTTAGGAAGGTGTAATTTATCGTCGGGGTCGAGAGAATCTGGTGCGGCCACGGCGTGGTACCGGTTACCCAGGCAAGGATTGCCGTGGTCAGAATGGATATTAGAAGCGCTCCCTTTACACGGCGGGCTATGAGAACCGCCGCCAGGAATAGCCCAAAAAGGAAGAGCAGACCTCCTTTGCTGATAAGGGCGTGGGCATTGAGTCCTGTGAAGAGGAGAACGCCCTTACTGGTTGAGGCGGTTATGAGTCCGACGTTGTTGAGCCCTATGAACGTTAGGAACAAACCTATCCCCGCTCCAATAGCATACTTCTGACTCAGCGGGATGGCCTGGATCACGGCACTCCTAACCCTCGTAACGGTAAGGACTATGAAGATCAACCCCTCAACGAAAACCGCCGCGAGGGCAACGCTCCAGCTGTAGCCCATCCCAAGAACGACGCTGTACGTGAAGTAACCGTTCAGACCCATACC contains the following coding sequences:
- a CDS encoding M55 family metallopeptidase: MKAFVSVDLEGLPFIVSGEHLFVKGALYQEARKIATDITFSVAEFLHNKGFEEVIIADSHGPMVNILPDKLPEYASLVRGFPRPLSMISEAEKCNIAVFIGYHAKAGTGRATFDHTYSSSSVDELRINGIPVSEFLLNAYALGYYGIPMGLVAGDAKLLEEDVKKFTPWAERVVFKRSLSRFSAISPSMKKIRENLESAVSRTVRKFKDGELKPLTIEGPVEFTLRFLGSEMADVAELLPFVERLDGKTVQYTAKNIIEGYKIFELLLLAAPSLYPYSTLR
- a CDS encoding anaerobic ribonucleoside-triphosphate reductase activating protein gives rise to the protein MLTSGWKTVSMIDIHGKVTFTLWLCGCNLKCPFCHNWHIAEGKDCFPLDRNALLEELESNAFLIDYLHVTGGEPLVQWQELSSLLAEVKLLDVPVSLNTNLTLIDPLKKLLNAGLVEHIATDLKAPPVELYGLPETTSQGLWKLFLDGLKTVSDYTIPLELRIPVARGFNQWPWIEEGLKMLKTDFYIILNPLVGKPLTNPRDETWCSEHCWPRREEMGRLKKKLEELGVEVYVNNFSGDGL
- a CDS encoding anaerobic ribonucleoside triphosphate reductase, with product METAEKDIIQEYANWSSLDVLENANRYPGPTGFFAYVMEEALRKYLSLIPERGKNSHLSADIYIHKLPYSLYIPYCTGHSTARLLEKGLQTPTIISRPARHFDTYVDHIANYLITMQHYFSGAQALSSVEWYAGPFIRKEGLDRRKIRQQIQRLVYNLNYPSRVGMQTPFTNFTVTLDAPKKMLEGDYAIYDGKKLEPLGEYEREAKEFFIALTEVLREGDAKEQPFTFPIPTLMTTADMLWDDPEVFETVFTTAAKRGSFYWLNTNVVDPDASFAMCCRIAIDKNEMAFAFDVSKNNVEEEAIEKLERQRFGGLWAMPDVTGSVNVTTVNLPRLALKAKGDDDKFWEEYGRVLNMVKATTDWFRERYVGLITNYHQMYQMIHLYIKEFPSSHFNTIGILGLPEAAAIYLNEPNLWEEGAREKWLKAARLMKKMVEFATAKAREWMRETGTPWNVEEVPGESAAAKLAIKDIKDFPELEKYLEDPENPIYSTSIAPYYGSLELGDRITVEEKVQRSFTGGVMMHIFLGEEPDPEALAKLTKRLMKTDLVYWSYTPAITVCNDCGYSTTGLYTHCPRCGSENVEIWSRIIGYYRPLKNWNPFRKKEFWTRRHYSS
- a CDS encoding lipopolysaccharide assembly protein LapB; translated protein: MTDVKEQWEKALTEKDCEKLLELFDDYIDSIEDEEGLKKELDRLKEVVLECEDPYGLAHEIAHVYADLEDVEGGIGPYKRLVEKSMDDPEEYATALYYLADAYENFGKPEKAIEAYEKLLKHEEEVLKNEKEIGLTLANLAVNYDDLGETEKAIELMERAREIFEKLNDEKNYMISLLDLAHFKYELEDYDAAEVLIREVLKNPRDDEVEINARLIEAEIWAGREDYDKAFKALRDALMKAIDVNDDIFELVFDTLVDFIEGLFNEGSYDVVTKDMETFAELFEDDTAYFFRAIGELARWKGGDEEAKKRFDELYSKVENEDLRTILDEWKRPKLSLSLGL
- a CDS encoding elongation factor 1-beta produces the protein MSEFNMIAEIKVMPTDPEVNLDELEGKLKEALPGKFGLAKVEREPIAFGLVALKLYVLAKDEEGYDLDQVVEAFEKVENVESVSVGTVSRI
- a CDS encoding zinc finger domain-containing protein — protein: MKFEIPVCTSCGKEITPREHATHFVCPNCGEEIIWRCESCRVLGVSYKCPKCGWEGP
- a CDS encoding metal-dependent transcriptional regulator, producing MTASKREEEYLETMYLLHKNKGVIRVKDIAKVMHVKPPSVVDALKKLAEKGLVEYEKYDRILLTEEGRRIAEGIYSKHVLLTQFFVDILGIPPEVAEQDACQFEHYVHEVTVERIKEFAAFIQEQCPYVLKQFIKERVEKAD
- a CDS encoding NCS2 family permease; its protein translation is MNWFERYFEFDKHGTDMKTEILAGFTTFMAMAYILFVNPAILSQAMGKGAFDSLVTATALAAGISTLIMAFYANKPFALAPGMGLNGYFTYSVVLGMGYSWSVALAAVFVEGLIFIVLTVTRVRSAVIQAIPLSQKYAIGAGIGLFLTFIGLNNVGLITASTSKGVLLFTGLNAHALISKGGLLFLFGLFLAAVLIARRVKGALLISILTTAILAWVTGTTPWPHQILSTPTINYTFLKLNLRGLLNVGVVGVVFAFLMVDFFDTLGTATGLSAKAGYLTKDGKVIDAEKVLMTDAVGTTFGALLGTSTVAVYVESSTGIEEGGRTGMTALVTGLLLLGIGLFIAPLAAAIPFFATAPALVMVGYYMISMIKNIDFSDPSEAIPAFLVVMAIPFTYSISAGIGLGFISYTVIKAFKGEWRDVHLTMWILAATFALYFAYLGGAF